The nucleotide window GCTCTCGGCGAGCTTCGCGCCGAGGACCAGGTCCTTGATCTGCACCACGCCGCGCTCCTTCTCGTCGCCGCCCTCGATGACGGCCACGGGGGAATGGCGCTTGTCCGCGTATTTCAGCTGGTTGCCGAAGTTCTTCGGGTTGCCGAGGTAGACCTCGGCGCGGATGCCGGCGTTGCGGAGCTCGGCCACCATCGCCTGGTAGTCGGCCATGCGGTCGCGGTCCATGACGGTCACGACCACGGGCCCCTGCACCTCGCCGCCGATCCGGCCCTTCTCGCGCAGCGCGGCGAGCAGCCGGTCGACCCCGATCGACACGCCGGTCGCCGGCACCGCCTGCCCGGTGAAGCGTTTCACCAGGTCGTCGTAGCGCCCGCCACCCGCGACCGAGCCGAACTGCCGCTTGCGGCCCTTGTCGTCGAAGATCTCGAAGGTCAGCTCCGCCTCGAACACCGGCCCGGTGTAATAGCCGAGGCCACGCACCACCGACGGGTCGATCTCGATCCGGTCCGACCCGTAGCCCTGCGCCGCCAGCAGCGCGCCGATCTGCTCGAGCTCGTCGACACCCTCGGCGCCCACCGCGCTCTCGCCGACGGCGGCGCGCAGGTTGGCGACCGTCTCGCCCGCGTCCGTACCCTTCGAGGTCAGGAAGGCCAGCACCGGCTCGGCCTGCGCCTCCGAAAGACCCACGCCGTCGATATAGGCGCCCGAGGCATCGAGCCGACCTTGGCCGAGCAGCTCGCGCACGCCCTGTTCGCCGACCTTGTCGAACTTGTCGATGGTGCGCAGCACCGCGGCCTGCTGATGCTCGTCGGCGACACCCATCGCCTCGAGCACGCCGTTCAGAACCTTCCGGTTGTTCACCCGCACGAGGTAGTCGCCGCGCGGAATGCCCACCACCTCGAGCGTGTCCGCCAGCATCGCGCAGATCTCCGCATCCGCCGCGACCGAGGCAGCCCCCACGGTGTCGGCGTCGCACTGGTAGAACTGCCGGTAGCGGCCCGGCCCGGGCTTCTCGTTGCGCCAGACCGGCCCCATGGCGTAGCGGCGATAGGGCAGGGGCAGATCGTTGCGGTGCTGGGCATAGACCCGCGCCAGCGGCGCCGTCAGGTCGTAGCGCAGCGCCACCCAGCCCTCGTCCTCGTCCTGCCAGGCGAACACGCCCTCGTTGGGGCGGTCGACGTCGGGCAGGAACTTGCCGAGCGCCTCGACGGTCTCCACGGCCGAGCTTTCCAGCGCCTCGAAGCCGTAGCGATGGTAGACCCCGGCGATCGCGCGCAGCATCTCGGCGCGCTCGCTCACGTCCTGACCGAAATAGTCGCGGAATCCCTTGGGCGTCTGCGCCTTGGGACGGGGGGCTTTCTTCTGCTTCGCCATGACCGGCTCCTGGCTTTCCGGATTGCGCGCTCCCCTTAGCCCGTCAGCCGCTAAGGGGCAAGCGAGCGCCGCGCCCGGCCCTTCTCCGGTTTCACAAATACCCTCGGGGGAGACGCGCGGCACGCGCGGCGGGGGCAGAGCCCCAGATCGGCCCGTGGACAAGGCGCACCCACGTCCATATGTCTCGCGCCAAAGGAGCCACGCCATGCCCAGCGACACCGACCCGATGCAGGAGCGCATCGCCCATCTCGAGCGCACCGTCGACGATCTCTCCGAGACCGTCGCCCGGCAGGACCGCGAGCTCTCGCTGCTCACCCGCCGCGTGGCGATGCTGATGGAGCGCGAGGCCGCGCGGCAGGACGAGGGCAGCGGCGGCGCGGTCTTCGGCGACGAGCGCCCGCCGCACTACTGAGCGCGGGGCTGTCAGAAGTCCTCGACCGCGAGCACCCCGTCGAGCGATTTCACGGCGCCCTTGATCTCCGGCGTCACCGGAAACTCCTGGTTTAGGTCCATCTCGACCTCGCCCGGCAGCCCGGTCGACGACAGGCACAGCCGCACCGGCCCGCGCCCGGCGCGCGGCATCTGCTCGGCGGCCCGGCCCAGCACCGAGGCCACCCGCGCGATGGTGTCCGGGTCCTCGATGAAGATGCGCAGCCCGGCGGCGCCGGCGTCGGCCACCACGTGCTCGACCGGGCCGATGGAGCGGGCGAGCAGCTTCAACTGGTCCGATTCCAGCGTCGCCTCGGCGGTGACCACCACCTTGGTGCCGGTCTCGAGGAACTCGCGCGACTTCTCCAGCGTGTCCGAGAAGATGGTAATCTCGTAGGCGCCGGTCGGGTCCGACAGCTGCGCAAAGGCGAAGCGGTTGCCGCGCGCCGACTTGCGCTCCTGCCGACCGGCGACGACGCCGGCGAGCTTGGCGATGCAGGCGCCGCCCCGGGCCTTCTCCTCGGCCTCGTCGAGCGTCATCACGTCACGCCGCTTGAGCGCCGGCATGTAGTCGTCGAGCGGATGCCCGGACAGGTAGAAGCCGATCGCCTTGAACTCTTCCGACAGCCGCTCGGCGGGCAGCCAGTCC belongs to Salipiger profundus and includes:
- the hisS gene encoding histidine--tRNA ligase, which produces MAKQKKAPRPKAQTPKGFRDYFGQDVSERAEMLRAIAGVYHRYGFEALESSAVETVEALGKFLPDVDRPNEGVFAWQDEDEGWVALRYDLTAPLARVYAQHRNDLPLPYRRYAMGPVWRNEKPGPGRYRQFYQCDADTVGAASVAADAEICAMLADTLEVVGIPRGDYLVRVNNRKVLNGVLEAMGVADEHQQAAVLRTIDKFDKVGEQGVRELLGQGRLDASGAYIDGVGLSEAQAEPVLAFLTSKGTDAGETVANLRAAVGESAVGAEGVDELEQIGALLAAQGYGSDRIEIDPSVVRGLGYYTGPVFEAELTFEIFDDKGRKRQFGSVAGGGRYDDLVKRFTGQAVPATGVSIGVDRLLAALREKGRIGGEVQGPVVVTVMDRDRMADYQAMVAELRNAGIRAEVYLGNPKNFGNQLKYADKRHSPVAVIEGGDEKERGVVQIKDLVLGAKLAESASLEEWKERPSQYEVPRGEMVAKIREILAQWA
- a CDS encoding SlyX family protein, which codes for MPSDTDPMQERIAHLERTVDDLSETVARQDRELSLLTRRVAMLMEREAARQDEGSGGAVFGDERPPHY